TATTGATTTTGAAGGAAACACAGTTAAAGCCACATTTGTATGGCCGTTCGAAGGAATTCCTATAAAAGAGCAAATTATTAATTCTGTAAAAACACCCCTTGAAAATATGGGGTTAAAACTGGAATATAATGAAAGAATAATGAGCGAAGTTGAAAAACAGAAATTTTTAGAATT
The Lebetimonas sp. JH292 genome window above contains:
- a CDS encoding iron-sulfur cluster assembly protein; the protein is MDFFKIVQTIESIQHPAIATSLVNLGMLENIDFEGNTVKATFVWPFEGIPIKEQIINSVKTPLENMGLKLEYNERIMSEVEKQKFLELEKKYWRGGNSGCGV